A genomic region of Phragmites australis chromosome 2, lpPhrAust1.1, whole genome shotgun sequence contains the following coding sequences:
- the LOC133908559 gene encoding probable methyltransferase TCM_000336: protein MASSLLHCSDKLPFMNVETILHMKEGLGETSYAQNSSLQKRGMDTLKSLITHSATDVYISQMPERFTVADLGCSSGPNALCLVEDIVGSIGRVCCRSSQPPPEFSVLLNDLPTNDFNTIFFSLPEFTDRLKAAAKTDEWGRPMVFLSGVPGSFYGRLFPRKSVHFICSCSSLHWLSQVPSGLFDEMNRPINKGKMYISSTSPLAVTLAYLRQFQRDFSLFLKSRATEVVPGGRMVLAMLGRQTEGYNDRRTTFLWELLSESFAALVAQGLVEQEKVDAYNVPFYAPSIQEVEEEVRREGSFRLDYVQTYEINLSSSGDAKEDGRTVSMAIRAIQESMLSHHFGADIVDELFHRYTELVTESMEREEVKSVQIGVVLTRL from the exons ATGGCGTCCTCATTGCTCCATTGCTCTGACAAGCTTCCGTTCATGAACGTGGAGACCATCCTCCACATGAAGGAAGGCCTCGGCGAGACCAGCTACGCGCAGAACTCTTCGCTTCAG AAGAGGGGCATGGACACACTGAAGAGCCTCATCACCCACTCCGCGACGGATGTGTACATCTCGCAGATGCCGGAGAGGTTCACCGTGGCCGACCTCGGCTGCTCCTCGGGCCCGAACGCCCTGTGCCTGGTGGAGGACATCGTCGGGAGCATCGGCAGGGTGTGCTGCCGGTCGTCGCAGCCGCCGCCCGAGTTCTCGGTGCTCCTCAACGACCTCCCCACGAACGACTTCAACACCATCTTCTTCAGCCTGCCGGAGTTTACCGACCGGCTGAAGGCCGCCGCCAAGACCGACGAGTGGGGCCGGCCGATGGTGTTCCTCTCCGGCGTTCCGGGGTCCTTCTACGGGAGGCTGTTCCCCAGGAAGAGCGTGCACTTCATCTGCTCCTGCTCCAGTCTGCACTGGCTCTCCCAGGTCCCTTCCGGACTTTTTGATGAGATGAACAGGCCGATAAACAAGGGGAAGATGTACATATCGAGCACGAGCCCTCTTGCCGTGACACTGGCCTACCTGAGGCAGTTCCAGAGGGACTTCAGCCTGTTCCTCAAGTCACGCGCCACCGAGGTCGTCCCCGGCGGCCGGATGGTTCTCGCCATGCTCGGCAGGCAGACCGAGGGCTACAACGACAGGCGGACGACCTTCCTCTGGGAGCTCCTCTCCGAGTCGTTTGCCGCGCTGGTGGCACAG GGGCTGGTTGAGCAGGAGAAGGTGGACGCCTACAACGTGCCGTTCTACGCGCCGTCGATACaggaggtcgaggaggaggtgCGCCGTGAGGGGTCGTTCCGGCTGGACTACGTGCAGACGTACGAGATCAACCTGAGCAGCAGCGGCGACGCCAAGGAGGACGGCCGGACGGTGTCGATGGCGATCAGGGCCATCCAGGAGTCCATGCTCAGCCACCACTTCGGGGCGGACATCGTGGACGAGCTGTTCCACAGGTACACGGAGCTGGTCACCGAGTccatggagagggaggaggtcAAGAGCGTCCAGATCGGGGTGGTCCTCACAaggttgtga